In Roseicyclus marinus, the genomic window ACGGCGAAAATAGATGCTGACGCGCGGCCCGCTTCGCGGCAAGCTGGTGGCGCGCCGGAGGTCGGACGGGGAGGTTCGGCCACGCGCGCCCTTGGGAGGACAGATGGCGATGGCATTGGACGAGTTGCAAAAGCCCAACATCGGCACGCCGGATTACGCGCGGGGCGCGGTGTCGACCGGGCGCAAGCTTTGGGCGGTCCTGACGACGGTGGGGTTCGGCCTGTTCTGGGTCGCGGGCTTGTTCCTGGCGGCCAGCGTGATCGGCGGGCAGCCGATAGCCTGGGGCATGGTGGTGCTGTGCGGCCTGGGATTGGCCGTGGGCATCTACGGGCGGCGCCGGGTCGAATTCGGCTGAGGCCGCAGGCCACCAACATATCGGACAAGCAGGCAGGCATTAAGCGCCGGGGCGGGATGCCCTGTCGTGGGCGTCATGCTGCGCAAGGGAAGGGGAGCGGCGATGTTCTATCGTGAGGCCGGCGATTTCAAGACGAGCTACACCGCGGACAACCAGACCTTTCCGATCCGGTTCGACCGCTACCGCTATTACATCGTGCTGGCCATCGGTGCGGGGATCATCCCCTTTGTCATCACCGATTACTGGGCGAGCGCCATCCTGATCCCCTTTGTCATCTATGCCATCGCGGCCATCGGGCTGAACATCCTGACGGGCTATTGCGGGCAGGTGTCCTTGGGCACGGGCGGGTTCATGGCGGTGGGGGCCTATACCTCCTACAAGCTGATGACGGCCTTTCCGGGGCTCGACATGATCACGATCACGCTTTTGTCGGGGGCGATGACGGCGATGGTGGGGCTGGCCTTCGGCCTGCCGTCGCTCAGGATCAAGGGGTTCTACCTGGCCGTTGCGACGCTGGCGGCGCAGTTCTTTCTGGTCTGGGTCTTCAACAAGGTGCCGTGGTTCTACAATTATTCCGCCTCGGGCCAGATCAACGCGCCCGAGCGGTTGATCCTGGGCCAGGCGGTCACGGGACCCAATGCCGAGGCCTGGGCGAAATACCTGTTCTGCCTTTTGTTCCTGTTCGTGCTGGCCTGGGTTGCGCGCAACCTGACGCGGGGCGCGATGGGGCGGCAGTGGATGGCGATCCGGGACATGGACATCGCCGCAGAGATCATCGGGGTGAACCCGCTCAAGGCGAAACTGTCGGCTTTCGCGGTCTCGTCCTTTTACGTGGGCATCTCGGGGGCGCTGTTGTTCACCGTCTACCTGGGCGCGGTCGAGGTGGGCGAGGCCTATGGCATCCAGAAATCCTTTCTCGTGCTGTTCATGATCATCATCGGCGGCCTTGGATCGATCTTTGGCAGTTTCGCGGGCGCGGCGTTCATGGTGCTTTTGCCGGTCGCGCTGAAGGTTCTGCTTGTCGACACGATGGGCTGGGATACGGCGCTGGCCACCCATTTCCAGTTCGTGATCGTGGGCTTTTTGATCATGTTCTTCCTGATCGTCGAGCCGCATGGATTGGCGCGGCTTTGGGCGCTGATGAAGGAGAAGCTGAGATTGTGGCCCTTCCCGCATTGAGCGGGAGGCGCGGGCGACGCTTGCCCGCCACAGGATGCGGCCCGCGCGGGGAGGCGGGGGCTGCCAAGCGAGAAACCCGGCATCGAACCGGGGCGAGAGACAAGATCGGATCAACCCAAGGGAGGATAACCCCGATGAAGAAACTGCTTACCACGGTCGCCGCCGGTGCCATGCTGGCCACCCCGGCATTCGCCGACCTGATGTTCCCCGACCTGTCCTATCGGACCGGCCCCTTTGCCGCCGGCGGCATCCCGTTCTCGGATGGCTACCAGGATTACTTCACGCTGCTCAATCAGCGTGACGGCGGCATCGGCGGCGTGCCGGTGCGGGTGGTGGAATGCGAAACCGCCTACAACACCGAGCGCGGCGTGGAATGCTACGAGGCGACCAAGGGCGATGGCGCGCTGGTCTATCAGCCGCTGTCGACCGGCATCACCTATCAGCTGATCCCGCGCGCGACCGCAGATGGCATCCCGCTGCACACGATGGGCTATGGCCGGACATCCGCCGTGAACGGCGAAATCTTCAGCCACGTGTTCAACTACCCGGCGAATTACTGGGACGCGGCCTCGGTCATGATCAACGTGCTGCTGGAAGAAAACGGCGGCTCGCTCGAGGGCAAGACCATCACGCTCCTTTACCACAACTCGGCCTATGGCCGTGAGCCGATCCGCACGCTGGAGACGCTGGCAGCCCAGCACGGCTTCACCCTGACGCAGATCGCGGTCGACAGCCCCGGCCAGGAGCAGGGCAACCAGTGGCTGCAGATCCGCCGCGAACGGCCCGATTACGTGCTGTTCTGGGGCTGGGGCGTGATGAACCAGGTCGCCATCCAGGAAGCGATCAACATCCGCTACCCGCTGGAGAATTTCATCGGGAACTGGTGGGCGGGTGCCGATCATGACGTGGCCTCGGCGGGCGAGGCGGCAGCCGGTTACCGCGCGCTGAACATGAACCGTCTGGGCGACATGCCGGTCTTCGCGGAGATCCAGCAGCATGTGATCGATGCGGGCCTTGCCGCGGGCGACGGCACGAACCTGGGTTCGGTGCTTTATACGCGGGGCATGTATGCCGCGATGCTGGCCGCCGAGGCCGCGCGCACGGCGCAGGAGATCCATGGCGTCGGTGACATCACGCCCGCGATGATGCGCGACGGGATGGAAGCGCTGGTCATGACCAATGCCCGGATGGAAGAGCTGGGCATGCCGGGCGTCGGGCCGGAATTCGCGGTGAGCTGCGCCGATCACGGCGGCACCGGCCAGGCGATCATGACCCAGTGGAACGGGACGGAATGGGTCACGCTGACCGATTTCATCTCGCCCGATGACAGCGTGACGGGGCCGCTGGTTCTGGAGGATTCGGCAGCATACGCCGCCGAGGCCGGGATCGAGGCGCGCACCTGCCCGGCGAGCTGAGGCCAAACCCCGGCGGCGGCGCGGGCCGTCGCCGCCGGGAGTTGCATATTTTTGGAAAGATGAAGGTGGGGGTGGGTCACCGACTTTGACCGCCCGTTAACCTTAACCGGATGTGACCGCGCCCTGACGGGTGTTCGAGAGGGGGAGAGCCCGGACATGCTGGACCAGCCTGTGGAGAGCCATGGCGATGGCGTCGCGCCGGAACTGTCGGGGGCGGAGACGCTTCTGGAGGTCACCAATATCGAGGTGATCTACAACCATGTGATCCTGGTGCTGAAGGGCGTGAGCCTGAAGGTGCCGAAAGGCGGCATCACCGCGCTGCTTGGCGGCAATGGCGCGGGCAAGACCACGACGCTCAAGGCGATTTCCAACCTGCTCCATTCCGAGCGCGGCGAGGTGACCAAGGGGTCGATCACCTATCGCGGGGAAAGGGTGCAGGACCTCTCGCCCTCGGAACTGGTGGAGCGCGGCGTGATCCAGGTGATGGAGGGGCGGCATTGCTTCGAGCATCTGACGGTCGAGGAGAACCTCTTGACCGGAAGCTACACGCGCAAGGACGGAAAGGGCGCGATCGCAGCCGACCTGGAGATGGTCTACCAGTATTTCCCGCGCCTGAAGGAGCGGCGGACGAGCCAGGCGGGCTATACGAGCGGCGGTGAGCAGCAGATGACGGCGATCGGGCGGGCGCTGATGTCGCGGCCCGAGACGATCCTGCTCGACGAGCCGTCGATGGGGCTGGCGCCGCAGCTGGTCGAACAGATCTTCGACATCGTGAAGCGGTTGAACGAGGAGCAGGGGGTGACGTTCCTGCTGGCCGAGCAGAACACCAACGTGGCGCTGCGCTTTGCGCATTACGGCTACATCCTCGAATCGGGGCGGGTGGTGATGGATGGCCCGGCGGCCGATCTGCGCGAGAACCCGGATGTGAAGGAATTCTATCTCGGCATGTCCGAGGAAGGCCGCAAGTCGTTCCGAGACGTCCGCAGCTACCGGCGGCGCAAGAGGTGGTTGAGCTGATGCTGGACGAGAACCGCAAACATTATGACGCGCTGGAGACGCGCAGCGCGGACGAGCGCGCCGCCGATCAGCTGGTGGGGGTGAACGCGCAGCTGGCCTCGCACGGGATGGCGGCGCTGTCGTCGCTCGCGGACCTGGCGGGGCTGCCGGTTTTGCGCAAGTCCGAGCTGGTGGCGCGGCAGGCCGAGCAGCCGCCCTTTGGCGGATTGCCGGTCACGAATCTGGCCCATGTCTTCCAGAGCCCGGGGCCGATCTACGAGCCGGGCGGGGTCAGCCATGACTGGTGGCGGATGGGGCGGTTCCTGCATGCGGTGGGGATCGGACCGGGCGACGTGGTGCAGAATTGTTTCGGCTACCATCTGACGCCTGCGGGCATGATCTTCGAGAGCGGGGCGCGGGCCGTGGGGGCGGCAGTGCTGCCTGCGGGCGTGGGCCAGACCGAGTTGCAGGTGCGCGCGGCGCGCGATGTGGGCTGCACCGCCTATGCGGGCACGCCCGATTACCTGAAGGTGATTCTCGACAAGGCCGAGGAGATGGGGGTGGCCCTGTCCTTTACCCGCGCGGCCGTGGGCGGTGGCGCGCTGTTTCCATCGCTGCGCAAGGAATATGCCGATCGCGGGATTGCCTGTCTGCAATGCTATGCCACCGCCGACCTGGGCAATATCGCCTATGAGAGCGAGGCGATGGAGGGAATGATCGTCGACGAGGGCGTGATCGTGGAGATCGTGCGCCCCGGCACGGGCGACCCGGTCGCGCCGGGCGAGGTGGGCGAGGTGGTGGTGACCACGCTGAACCCCGATTACCCGCTGATCCGCTTTGCGACCGGTGATCTGTCGGCGGTGATGCCGGGGGAAAGCCCCTGCGGGCGGACCAACATGCGGATCAAGGGCTGGATGGGGCGGGCCGACCAGACCACGAAGATCAAGGGCATGTTCGTGCGTCCCGAACAGGTGGCCGAACTGGTCGCGCGTCATCCCGAGGTCCGCCGCGCCCGCGTCATCGCGAGCCGCGAAGGCGAGATGGACGTGATGAAAGTGCAGGTCGAGGCCGAGGGGATCGGCGCGGCGGAATTGTCGGACAGCGTGGCCGCCGTGTTGAAACTGCGCGGGCAGGTGGAGATCGTGGCGCCCGGAAGCCTGCCCAATGACGGCAAGGTGATCGACGATCAACGAAAGTACGACTGATCCGGACCGGGTGTTATCGGTTAACCGGGGCGGGCCATGCTACCCCTCTGGCAAGATGAAACCCTAGCCGGAGACCTGTTCCATGCGTGCCCTGTTGCCCGTCGCCCTGTGCCTGCTTGCCGCCCCTGCGGCGCTGGCCGATACCGCGCTGCTGATCGCCAATACGCGCCATGACCACGGCCAATCCTTGCGGCAGGCCGACGAGATCGCCGCGCTGGACCGGTCGTTGACCGAGGCCGGGTTCGAGGTGATCGTGGTCGAGAACGGCACCGCGGAGGCGATGGGCGCGGGGCTGTCGGCCTTGATCGAAGCGGGGGAGACCGAGCGGCTGTTCATCGCGCTGGCCGGCCATGTCGTGCGGTCGCAAAGGGGCACATGGATTCTCGGCACGGAGGCGGATGCGCCCGATCTTGCCAGCGTGGGGCGGCAGGGTCTGTCGCTTGACGTGATCCTGGAGGTTGCGGGGCAGGTGCCGGGGCGCTCCATCGTGCTGATCGGGACGGAGCCGCGCGGGATCGAGACGGGCGAGGGGCTGGGCCGGGGGCTGGGGCCGATCGATGCGCCGCAAGGTGTGACCGTGATCTCGGGTGCGCCGGACGATCTGGCGGAGTTCACGCGGGATGCGGTTCTGCGCCCCGGTGTCGATCTTGCCGCCGCCCTTGAGGCTGCGGGCAACCTGCGCAGCCACGGCTTTCTGTCGGCGGCCCTGCCGTTTCTGGGGGCGGAGGCGGATGTTCCCCCGCCTGCGGGTCCGTCGCCGGAGGAAACCGCCCTGTGGCAGGCGGCGCGGGATTTGAACACGGCGGGCGCTTATGACGCCTATCTCGTGCGCTATCCGCAAGGTGCCCATGCCGCGGAGGCGCGGACGGCACTGGCGGCCTTGGCCGCGCAACCGGTCGATCCGCTGGCCGAGGCCGAGGCGGTGGAGAGCGCGCTGAACCTGAACCGGGCGGCGCGTCAGCAGATCCAGCGCGATCTGACGATCCTCGATTACAACACGCGGGGGATCGACGGCATTTTCGGCCCCGGCACGCGCGGCGCGATCCGGGCGTGGCAGGAAGCGTCGGGGCAGGAGGCGACCGGGTTCCTGACGGAGCGGCAGATCGGGCGCTTGCGCGAGGCGGCGGCGCAGCGCGCGGCGGAACTGGAGGACGAGGCGCGGCGTCAGCGCGAGGCGCAGGAGCTGGCCGACCGCGCCTTTTGGCAGGCGATCGGGCAGGGACAGGACGAAGCGGGACTGCGCAGTTACCTCGAGCGGTTTCCACGCGGGCTTTATGCCGATGTCGCGCGCGCGCGGCTGGAGGATATCGAGGCGGCGCGGCGTGCGGAGGCGGAAGCCGAGGAGCGGGACGCCTGGGACGCGGTGCGGCGGGAGGATTCGGTCGGGGCCTACCGGAGCTATCTTCAAGCCTATCCGAGCGGCTTGTTCGTACCGGCCGCGCGGGCGCGGATCGCGGAGATCGAATCGGGTCTGAGCCCCGAGGCACAGGCCCGTGCCGAGCAGGTCGAGGCGGCGCTGAACCTTGCCCAGCCCGTGCGGGTGCTGGTCGAACAGCGCCTGGCGGCGGTGGGTCTTGATCCGGGGCGGGCCGATGGGGTGATCGACCGCCAGACGCGCATCGCGATCCGGGCCTATCAGGAGGGGCGGGGATTGGCCCCGACGGGGTATCTGGACCAGATCACGGTCGTGCGGCTTTTGGCCGAGGCGATCGGTGGTCGTCTTTTCGATTGAGATAGGTGAGACGCACCGAAACGAAAAAGGCCGCCCAGAGGGGCGGCCCGTTTCAATCCTGCTTGCGCGGTCTCAGCCCTGGCGGGCCTTGTACCGGCGCTGGGTCTTGTTGATCACGTAGACCCGGCCCTTGCGGCGCACGACGCGGCAGTCGCGATGGCGCTCTTTGAGCGAGCGGAGCGAGTTCTTGACCTTCATGGCCTGTCTCCTTCGTCGCGGCGCGGCGATGCGCCTTGGGTTGCTGTCTGGCCCCGGATGGGACCGGCGAAATCTGTTCCCGTTTCCGGGATGGTGGGCGGTACTGGGATCGAACCAGTGACCCCTACGATGTCAACGTAGTGCTCTACCGCTGAGCTAACCGCCCGATATCCCGTGAAGCGCCGCGCCCATGCCCAAGACCCTGAGGCCCGAGACGGTGGCGCACCGCTAGGGTGAGCGGTCTATAGAAGGATTGGGGGGGTGGTTCAAGGGCTTTTGGCTTGGCGGGAAATCCCGCTATATCATGGTGGGACAGAGCTTGAACGGAATGCGCATGCACCCGCCCTATCGTGTTGATCGACCGCGCCGCATCCTGACGCCGGTGGTGGTGGCCTCGCCGCATTCGGGACGGCATTACCCCGCCGAATTCCTGCGCGCGAGCGTGCTGGACGAGCGCGCGATAAGGTCTTCGGAAGATGCCTTCATGGACATGCTGGTGGAGGAAGCACCGCGTCTTGGCGCGCCGGTGATCGCGGCGGAATATCCACGCGCCTGGCTCGATCTGAACCGCAGCCCGGAAGAGATGGACCCCGCCGTGGTCGAGGGCGTGGGACGGGTGGTGCAGACGCCGCGCATCTCGTCTGGGCTGGGGGTGATTCCCCGCGTGGTCGCCAATGGGCGCGCCATCTATCGCGGCAAGTTGAGCCGGGCTGAGGCGGAGGCGCGTATCGCGCAGGTCTGGCGGCCCTATCACGGGGCGCTCGATGGATTGCTGGGCGAGGCGGAGGCGGAATTCGGCGAATCCGTGCTGCTCGATTTCCATTCCATGCCGCATGAGGCGCTCGACAGCGTGAGCCGTCCCGGCCAGCGGCGGCCCGAAGTGGTGCTGGGGGACCGGTTCGGGGCCTCGGCCTCGGGCGAGATCGTCGAGGCGCTGGAGGCGGGATTCGCGGCCGAGGGGCTTTGCGTGATCCGCAACGCGCCTTTTGCCGGGGCTTTCGTGACGCAGCATTACGGGCGACCGTCGCGCGGGCGTCATGCGGTGCAGGTCGAGATCGACCGGTCGCTGTACATGAACGAACGGACCCTGCGGCCCAATGCCGATTTCGACGCGGTCAAGCGGATCGTGACGCGGGTGATCGAGCGGGTGATCGCGGCGCGGCCCGGTCGGGTGGCGCTGGCTGCCGAATAGGTGGTCAGGGCGGAGGGGGGCCAGCCCCCCGTCGCGTTCCGCGACTCCCCCCGGAGTATTTTGGAAAGCAAAGATGGCGGGGGTCAGCGCAGGGCGCGGCCCTTGAGGATCGCGTCGTCACCGAAGCGTTTGCGGATCGCATCGGTGGCGCGTTCGGCGGCGGTGCGGCGGGCGGCCTGCGGATCGAGGAGGTCGCCTTCGCGGTCTGCGGTCGCGGCGGGGACGAGATCGGACAGGCCGACGCCGATGAGCCGGTAGGGATGTTGGTGATCGGTCTGGTCGTAAAGCGCGCGGGCGTTGCGGTAGATGCGATCGGCGATCTGGGTGCCGTCGGGCAGCGAGAAGCGGCGAGTCAGGAGCCGGAAATCGGCGCGCTTGAGCTTGAGCGTGATGGTGCGGCCGGCGAGCCCCTTGGCCTTGGCCCGGTCGGCGATCTTTTCCGACAGCCGCCAGATATGGCCGTCGAGCAGGTCGGGATCGGCGATGTCGTCGGCGAAAGTGGTTTCGTTGGAGATGGATTTCACCGCGCGGTCGCGGGCGACGCGGCGGTCATCCTGACCCCTCGCCAGGTGCCAGAGGCGGTCGCCCATGGCGCCGAAGCGGGCCTGGAGATCGGCGCGGTCCCAGCGGCGGAGGTCCGCGAAGCTGCGGATGCCGATCTTGTCGAGGCTGGCCTGCCCGGCGGCGCCGATGCCCCAGATCATGCGCACGGGTTTGTCGCGCAGGAAATCCATGGTTTCGGCGCGGCCGATCACGGAAAAGCCGCGCGGCTTGTCGAGGTCGGAGGCGAGCTTGGCGAGGAATTTGTTGTGCGACAGTCCGATGGAGCCGGTGATGCCCAGTTCGGTCTGCATCCGTTTGACGAGGCGGGCCAGAAGCACGGCGGGGGGCGCGCCATGCAGCCGCGCGGTGCCGGTGAGATCCATGAAGGCTTCGTCGAGCGAGAGGGGTTCGATGGCAGGGGTCAGATCCTCCATCATGGCGCGGATCTGGCGTGAGACCTCGGCATAGACCTCCATCCGGCCCCGGACCACCACCGCCTCTGGGCAGAGTTTGAGCGCCTGGAACATCGGCATGGCCGAGCGCACGCCCTTGATCCGGGCGATGTAGCAGGCGGTGGAGACGACCCCGCGCCGACCGCCGCCGATGATGACGGGTTTGTCGCGGAGGTCGGGATTGTCGCGTTTTTCGACCGAGGCGTAGAAGGCATCGCAATCCATATGGGCGATGGAGAGGTCCCAAAGCTCGGGATGGGCAATGAGGCGCGGGCTGGCGCAGGCCGGGCAGCGCCGCGCGCTGTCGAATTGGGTCAGGCAATCGCGGCACAGGCTGGGCATGGGCGGATCATACCCGCGCCGACAGGGCGGCGGAAGGTGCTGCGGGGGAGGCACTTTCGGGAAATCCACCGGTCGCGCGCTGCATTTTCGCCTAGAATACCGGGGGAAGTGGTCGCATTATTTCGGCCATGAAACCCGAGGATCAACCCGCGAGGCCTGCCATGGATGCGCTGACCAACGAGATTTTTGGCGGGAGCCTCGTGGTGCTGCTGCTCGCGCTGTTCATCATACTGTGCATCTTTCTGGCGATCCGGATCGTGCCGCAATCCGAACAGCATGTGGTCGAACGCTTCGGGCGGCTGAAATCGGTGCTGGGGCCGGGGATCAATTTCATCGTCCCCTTTCTGGACAAGGTGGCGCATCGGGTTTCGATCCTGGAGCGGCAATTGCCCAATGCGAGTCAGGATGCGATCACGCTCGACAACGTGTTGCTGGTGGTCGAGACGAGCGTGTTCTACCGCGTGCTGGAGCCCGAAAAGACCGTCTACCGGATCCGCGACGTGGATGCGGCGATTGCCACGACGGTTGCGGGGATCGTCCGGGCCGAGATCGGCAAGATGGAACTGGACGAGGTGCAATCGAACCGCGCCAGCCTGATCGCGAGGATCAAGGAAAGCGTCGAGGGCGCGGTGAATGATTGGGGGATCGAGGTGACGCGGGCCGAGATCCTGGATGTGGGTCTGGACCAGGCGACACGGGACGCGATGTTGCAGCAGCTCAACGCCGAACGGGAGCGGCGGGCCGCCGTGACCCGGGCAGAGGGGCAGAAGCGAGCGGTGGAACTGGCCGCCGATGCGGAGCTTTACGCAGCCCGCCAGCAGGCCGAGGCGCGCCGGGTCGAAGCCGATGCCGAAGCCTATGCCACGGGCGTCGTGGCCGAGGCCATCGCCAAGGGCGGGCTTGAGGCGGTGCAATACAATGTCGCCCTGGAACAGGTGCGCGCCATTGCGCAGGTCGCCAAGGGGCAGGGAAGCCAGACGATCATCGTGCCCGCCGATGCGGTGGATGCCTTTGGCAAGGCGTTCCAGATGCTCAAGGGGCGTGGCTGATGTGGTGGGCGGCCTGGTGGGTCTGGGGTGCCGCTGCGGTGGCGCTCGCGATCGGGGAAACGCTGCTGCCGGGCTTTGTCCTGTTGGGATTCGCGCTGGGCGCGGGCGTGGTGGCGGGATTGCTGGCCCTGGGCCTGTCGGTATCCCTGCCGGGTCTTTTGCTGGTCTTTGCAGTGGTGTCGCTGGGATCGTGGCTGGTGCTGCGGCGCTGGGCCGGGGTCTACCGGGGGCAGGTGAAGACCTTTGACCGGGACATCAACGAGGATTGAGCGCGGTCAGCCCGTGCGGTGAGATGCCCGTTCAGGGCAATTCGGACAGGATCGCGCGGGCGGCGGCGGCGGGGTCTTCGGCCTGCCAGACGGGGCGGCCCACCACGATGTGATCGGCGCCTGCGGCGATGGCGGCGGCGGGTGTCGCGATCCGTTTCTGGTCACCCTTGTCGCTGCCCGAGGGGCGCACACCCGGTGTGACGATCAGCCGACCTGCGGATTGCGGCAGGGCGCGGATCATCGCCGCCTCGTGCGGGGAGGCGATCACGCCATCGGCCCCGGCCTCGAAGGCGCGGGTGGCGCGGGTGGTCACGATCTCGGCCATGTCGCCCGGCACGATCAGGTTCGCATCCAGATCGGCGCGGTCGTTCGAGGTGAGGATCGTCACCGCAAGGATTTTCAGATCCTTGCCCGATGCGCCCTGTTTGGCGGCGGCGACCACCTGCGGGTCGCCATGGACGGTCAGGAAATCGAGGTCATAGGCCGCGATCCCGCGCACGGCCTTTTCCACGGTCGCGCCGATGTCGAAGAATTTCATGTCGAGAAAGATGCGCTTGCCATGTTCCTGCTTGAGTTCATTGGCGAGTGCGAGGCCGCCACCGGTCAGCATGCCCAGCCCGATCTTGTAGAACGAGACCGCGTCGCCGATCCGTTCGGCCATTGCCAGACCCTGAAGGGCGTTGTCGACGTCGAGGGCGACGATCAGGCGGTCATCTGCGGGGGGCGTGGCAAGGGGCCGGGACATGGAGCGATACCTCTGGCTGGATCGGGTCGTCCCTGACCCGCAGGTGATCGCTTGTCAACAGGCGCTGCCGGTGCTGATATCGTGCAAGTGCCGTGAGTATGAGTGTGACGATGCGGATTTCGATCGAGTATGAACGCCCTGCGGATGGGCCCGGTTCGGGGCCGGTCACGGTGGGATGGCTGCGCGACATCCAGAAGGGTGGGGTTCTGTATGATCCGCCCGAGCGTCTGGTCAGCCGCGACGTGAGCCGCACGCATGCCAAATCCGCCGCGCGCTGTCCGGCGGTGATCCAGATGGAAAGCCGGTATTTCCAGGTCTCGTGCCCCTTTGACCTGCGGCTGGGGTTCACGCGGGACGCCGAGGGCAAGCCGGCCCTGGTGAACCGCGCGGGGACAGGATCGGCGATCCGGGGGTCCAAGATCGCCGGGCTGGTCAGCCTCGTGAACGAGGTGGAGTGGCGCTATCCCGACAGGCCGACGATCCAGTTGAATCTGCCCTATATCTTTCTGGCCGATGAGCCGGTCCATATCACGCAGCTTGCGCCCTTTCTGCATTACCGGCCCGACCCCTTGCCGGGCACGATTTTCGGTGGGCGCTTTCCGATCAGCCTGTGGCCCCGGCCGCTGATGTGGGCCTTCGAATGGCATGATCCGTCGCGCGACATCGTTTTGCGGCGGGGGGAGCCGTTGTTCTATGTCCAGTTCGAGGCGGACAATCCCGCCCGGCCGATCCAGTTGGTCGAGGCCGACATGACGCCGGAGGTCAGGGCCTATATCGATCACATATCGGGTGCGGTGAATTACGTCTCGCAGACCTTTTCACTGTTCAAGGCGGCAGAGGCGGCGCGGCCCGCGCGGCTGGTGGTTCCCAAGCGCGGGGGGTGACAGGCGCTTTTGCGGGGGAGGAGGCGTATCGCGACTTGCATGGGCGGCGCGCGCTCCCCACATCCATGACCGAGGCCCGTTGATCGCCATGCCGCAAGCTTGGGTGGGGATCGCAAGGGCGCTTGGACAAGGAGAAAGACCATGAACTTGGAGAAGTTCACCGATCGCGCGCGCGGCTTTTTGCAGGCTGCCCAGACGATCGCAAGCCGCGAGGATCACCAGAAACTCGCGCCCGAGCATTTGCTCAAGGCTCTTTTGGACGACGATCAGGGAATGGCCGCCGCGCTGATCAAGCGGGCAGGCGGTGCGCCCGAGCGTGTGCGCGAGGCGGTCGAGCT contains:
- a CDS encoding branched-chain amino acid ABC transporter permease, coding for MFYREAGDFKTSYTADNQTFPIRFDRYRYYIVLAIGAGIIPFVITDYWASAILIPFVIYAIAAIGLNILTGYCGQVSLGTGGFMAVGAYTSYKLMTAFPGLDMITITLLSGAMTAMVGLAFGLPSLRIKGFYLAVATLAAQFFLVWVFNKVPWFYNYSASGQINAPERLILGQAVTGPNAEAWAKYLFCLLFLFVLAWVARNLTRGAMGRQWMAIRDMDIAAEIIGVNPLKAKLSAFAVSSFYVGISGALLFTVYLGAVEVGEAYGIQKSFLVLFMIIIGGLGSIFGSFAGAAFMVLLPVALKVLLVDTMGWDTALATHFQFVIVGFLIMFFLIVEPHGLARLWALMKEKLRLWPFPH
- a CDS encoding ABC transporter substrate-binding protein; translation: MKKLLTTVAAGAMLATPAFADLMFPDLSYRTGPFAAGGIPFSDGYQDYFTLLNQRDGGIGGVPVRVVECETAYNTERGVECYEATKGDGALVYQPLSTGITYQLIPRATADGIPLHTMGYGRTSAVNGEIFSHVFNYPANYWDAASVMINVLLEENGGSLEGKTITLLYHNSAYGREPIRTLETLAAQHGFTLTQIAVDSPGQEQGNQWLQIRRERPDYVLFWGWGVMNQVAIQEAINIRYPLENFIGNWWAGADHDVASAGEAAAGYRALNMNRLGDMPVFAEIQQHVIDAGLAAGDGTNLGSVLYTRGMYAAMLAAEAARTAQEIHGVGDITPAMMRDGMEALVMTNARMEELGMPGVGPEFAVSCADHGGTGQAIMTQWNGTEWVTLTDFISPDDSVTGPLVLEDSAAYAAEAGIEARTCPAS
- a CDS encoding ABC transporter ATP-binding protein, whose amino-acid sequence is MLDQPVESHGDGVAPELSGAETLLEVTNIEVIYNHVILVLKGVSLKVPKGGITALLGGNGAGKTTTLKAISNLLHSERGEVTKGSITYRGERVQDLSPSELVERGVIQVMEGRHCFEHLTVEENLLTGSYTRKDGKGAIAADLEMVYQYFPRLKERRTSQAGYTSGGEQQMTAIGRALMSRPETILLDEPSMGLAPQLVEQIFDIVKRLNEEQGVTFLLAEQNTNVALRFAHYGYILESGRVVMDGPAADLRENPDVKEFYLGMSEEGRKSFRDVRSYRRRKRWLS
- a CDS encoding phenylacetate--CoA ligase family protein, which gives rise to MLDENRKHYDALETRSADERAADQLVGVNAQLASHGMAALSSLADLAGLPVLRKSELVARQAEQPPFGGLPVTNLAHVFQSPGPIYEPGGVSHDWWRMGRFLHAVGIGPGDVVQNCFGYHLTPAGMIFESGARAVGAAVLPAGVGQTELQVRAARDVGCTAYAGTPDYLKVILDKAEEMGVALSFTRAAVGGGALFPSLRKEYADRGIACLQCYATADLGNIAYESEAMEGMIVDEGVIVEIVRPGTGDPVAPGEVGEVVVTTLNPDYPLIRFATGDLSAVMPGESPCGRTNMRIKGWMGRADQTTKIKGMFVRPEQVAELVARHPEVRRARVIASREGEMDVMKVQVEAEGIGAAELSDSVAAVLKLRGQVEIVAPGSLPNDGKVIDDQRKYD
- a CDS encoding peptidoglycan-binding domain-containing protein: MRALLPVALCLLAAPAALADTALLIANTRHDHGQSLRQADEIAALDRSLTEAGFEVIVVENGTAEAMGAGLSALIEAGETERLFIALAGHVVRSQRGTWILGTEADAPDLASVGRQGLSLDVILEVAGQVPGRSIVLIGTEPRGIETGEGLGRGLGPIDAPQGVTVISGAPDDLAEFTRDAVLRPGVDLAAALEAAGNLRSHGFLSAALPFLGAEADVPPPAGPSPEETALWQAARDLNTAGAYDAYLVRYPQGAHAAEARTALAALAAQPVDPLAEAEAVESALNLNRAARQQIQRDLTILDYNTRGIDGIFGPGTRGAIRAWQEASGQEATGFLTERQIGRLREAAAQRAAELEDEARRQREAQELADRAFWQAIGQGQDEAGLRSYLERFPRGLYADVARARLEDIEAARRAEAEAEERDAWDAVRREDSVGAYRSYLQAYPSGLFVPAARARIAEIESGLSPEAQARAEQVEAALNLAQPVRVLVEQRLAAVGLDPGRADGVIDRQTRIAIRAYQEGRGLAPTGYLDQITVVRLLAEAIGGRLFD
- the ykgO gene encoding type B 50S ribosomal protein L36, which produces MKVKNSLRSLKERHRDCRVVRRKGRVYVINKTQRRYKARQG
- a CDS encoding N-formylglutamate amidohydrolase — protein: MHPPYRVDRPRRILTPVVVASPHSGRHYPAEFLRASVLDERAIRSSEDAFMDMLVEEAPRLGAPVIAAEYPRAWLDLNRSPEEMDPAVVEGVGRVVQTPRISSGLGVIPRVVANGRAIYRGKLSRAEAEARIAQVWRPYHGALDGLLGEAEAEFGESVLLDFHSMPHEALDSVSRPGQRRPEVVLGDRFGASASGEIVEALEAGFAAEGLCVIRNAPFAGAFVTQHYGRPSRGRHAVQVEIDRSLYMNERTLRPNADFDAVKRIVTRVIERVIAARPGRVALAAE